CGCCAAGATATCGAAAAAGGCGACAGTTTGTTGCGAGCGTCGCGAAGTAGCGAGCTATTTTCACAGTTGGTACTGCAAATGGTGGCAGTGGGAGAAGAAACAGGTCGCGTAGATGAGTTGTTGCAAGAAGCGGCCGACTTTTATGAGCGAGAAGTAGATTACGATTTACGTAGTTTAACCGCCAAAATAGAACCCATTTTGACGGTGTTTGTTGCCATTATGGTGCTTATTTTAGCACTGGGTATTTTTATGCCAATGTGGAACATGATGTCGGCCATTAAAGGGTAGCGATTGTGACTAACTGCCGTGCTCGCGTAACAGGTTTTTCATTATTTGAGCTTGTTTTAGTAGTTGTTTTACTGGCAGTTATTATGACTTTTGCTATACCTCAATACATAGGGGTTAAAAACCAGGCACAAAATGCCAGTGTGGATGTGGTGGCTGGTGGGTTTGCTTCTGCGGTAGCGATGGTCAGAGGCCAGTGGGAATTATCGGGGCGTCCAAAGGGCGTTAATAATACAACACATATTAATTACGGAGGTGTCATTGTTGGTGTCGATGGGAATAGGGGCACACCAACGGGTGATAAAACGACTAATACTGATACGCGGGCCAGCGCAATGACTGCACTGCAATGCCAAAAAGTATTAAATGTAATTTTACAAGATGCGCCTACAAGCACATTAAGTACCGAGGTTTCTATAATAACCAAGGTGAGTTATTTAGTGCGTTATAACACTAAAAACAACCAGTGTATTTATTATTTAACCCATAATTTAAACACTAACAACCTACCTACCGATGGCGCTGTTATAGCAAAAAACGTGGGATTTTCGTACTTTCCAACTACGGGCAAAGTGCATATTTTTAAAAACTAAGTAATAAAGAGGCTTACTTATGAAAATGCAGTCATTAAAACAACCAATGAATAAGCAAGCAGGTTTTACGCTTGTTGAGCTAATAATCGTAATCGTTATTTTAGGTATTTTAGCGGTGACCGCCGCCCCTCGTTTTTTAAACCTGCAAGGGGATGCTAATGCTTCCACACTTGAAGGCTTGCAAGGTTCAATTCGAAGCGGTATGAACATTGTTAATGGTAAGTCTATTATCGCAAGCGACCATAAAAAAGCGACTGCAACGGTGACTGTTGACACTGGCGATGCAGTGGCTACTGTTTATGGCTACCCTGCGGCGACAGAAGCAGCCTTTGAGGCTTTTTTAGATGTTGAATTTGCATCTGACGACTCTGCTGATTTTAACCTTGTAGAAGTTGCTGCTGATGATAAAGCAATTATTTTCCCTAATAGCTACGTGCAAACTGACGATTGTCGTATTGAATATACACAAGCTGCAGATGCAAACAGCGGCACGCCGCCAGTATCTGTAACGCCTCCTACTGTTACGCTTATCACGAGTGGGTGTTAATTTATATAAATGAATAGCAGTAGTAATCAACGTTTGCGTGGCTTCACCCTTGTTGAACTAATTATTACCTTAGTTATTTTGGGCATATTGTCGGTAACGGCTGTGCCCAAGTTTCTGGGTAGTTCAACAGAGCAAGCATACTCATACAGAGATAGGGTGTTAACTGCCCTGCGCACCGTACAATTACGCGCGATGCAAAATACTGCAATAAGTAGCTGCCATAAACTATATATTTCACCCACTTTGGTTGCGGGGCCAGAGCCAGAAACCTGCACTGGCGGCCCAAGTACCAATAATAGCGAGCATTTAGTCGTCGCCATAAATACAGGGCGTAGCGATGTGCGATTTAATGCCACAGATAGCACTGGTAATGTGTTTACGCAAATTAACTTTGATCCACTTGGGCGAGCAGATCAAAATTGCGCAGTACAATGCAAAATAGACCTTGGCCTAGCAGCGGTGTGCATTAGCGGTGAAGGGCTTATTTATGCCTGCCAATAAAAAACAATTAGGCTTTACTTTAATAGAGCTGATTGTTGGTATTGTAATATTTGCTATTGCGCTAAGTATTATTACTGCACTTATAGCACCACAAGCAAAGCAAAGCGCAGAGCCTATTATCGCACTGAGAGCGTCAGAGCTTGGGCAAGCCTTAATGAACGAAATTTTAGCAAAATCATTTGATGAACATAGCGAACGTTCGCCTCCATTTAGGCGCTGCTCCGAGACAAGCTTAGGTGCTCAGCCTTGTAGTACTAGTTCTGAGCTAGGTGCGGATAGCGGTGAAGCACGGACTAATTTTAACGATGTTGATGATTATATTGCGCTCACCGGGCAGCCTATTAGTGATAGTTTAGGGAATACATTAGCGCAATACAGCGATTTTTCACTGGCTGTGGAGGTGCAATACGATAGCGACCTAAACGAGGCAACCAATAACGATGGCGTAGCCTTTAAACGAATTACCATTGAAGTAACCTCACCCTTGGGGCAAGTGTACGGCTTTAGTGCATATAAAGGTAATTACTAATGAATAGAGCAAAACAAAAACAGGGTTTTACCTTAGTTGAGCTGTTACTTGTTATGGTTATTATTGGCATTTTAGCTGTGGCGTCATTTTCATTCATTAGCGCCGGGTTTAATATTTACAGCCAAGGCGTAAAGCGCCAAGAAGCCGTGGCGCAAAGCCGTTTTATTTTAACACGGTTAAGTAAAGAGCTCCGCCACGCAACACCTAATTCGCTGCGCTTAAGTTGCGATAACGCCAGCAGTGGAGCATGCAGCACACAGCAATGTTTAGAATTTACGCCGTTTTTATCAGCCACTCATTATACTGATTATTTACCCACTAGTGCCCCTTTTGATGTCACAGCCGTGAATTTTGAGCTTAATAACTTAACAGAGCCACAAATTAACAACTGGGCGAGTGTCTATCCATTAAATAGCAGCGATATATACGATGAAAGTCAAAACAAGCGTTTACAAGTCAGTGGCTACAGCGCTGTTACAAGCGAGCTTGATACATGGCAATTTAGCAAAGCATTTGCACAAGAGTCACCGAGTAAGCGTCTTTATTTATTAGATCAGCCCGTTAGTTTTTGTGTAGAAGGAAATTCACTGTATCGCTACAGTAGCTACGGCTTTACTACAAACCAATTAAACGCCGCCAGCTTACAGGTAAGCTCGGGAGTAAAACGCGATTTAATGAGCAATTATATTTCCAACAACTTAACGAGCAGAGCCTTTTTTACATTGAGTGAGATTTCGCTTCAGCGCAGTGCGGTTATCAATGTGTTTGCCCAAATGGGGTTTAACGACACTGAGCAATTAAGTATTAGCCATGAGGTGCATGTACCTAATGTTCCTTAATATAAAAAACATCACTTTAGCTAAAAAACAGCAGGGTAATTTGCTCATAATTACATTGGTGATCATAGTTACTCTGCTGGCACTGGGGCTGGCGCTTTCTAAAGTGTTATCAGGGGCGGCACAGCAAAATACCATTGAGTATTACGGCGCGCGGGCTTACATGGCAGCGCAAAGCGGATTAGAAACCGGGTTAAGCGAAATTTTTGCACTAAATAGCACAGCGCAAACATGCAGTGCAGTGACGCCCAATAGAGTGTTTGATACCACCTATCTAGCCAATTGCGAGGTTGAACTAAGTTGTAGTGAATACATAGCCTTACCCGACAGTAGCAGCCGTTCTGGCACTGTGAATATTTACTATTTACAAAGTGCTGCAACATGCGCTGCCAATGATTGTGCTGCAGGTTCGGCATGTCAAAAAGAGTATTGGCAAACCCAGCGTACCTTAAGTGTGGAGGCTAAAACATTACCATGAGCAAATATATCCTCTGTATTTTATGTTCAATAAGTTTGCTGTTAGGCGCAAATGCCGTGGCTGTACCGCCTAAAATTGAAGGGCGATTTATAGAGCTACAAGACACGTACACCTCGCCCATATGGACAAAAATAAATTTTCAACAGCAATACATAACGCCTCCTGCGGTATTTATGCTGTCAACTAATCAAGGCGGTAACCCTGCTATAGTGAGAATACGCAATGTAACTACAACTGGGTTTGAAGCGCTGCCCCTAGAACCATCAGGAGAAGATGGCGAGCATATAACCATGGGGGCGCACTATTTAGCGGTCGAGTATGGCGTGCATCAGTTTCCTGATGGCACCATTATGGAAGTAGGTAATACCGATTTACGCCTTGAGCTACAATACGGTGATAAGTCGGGATTTGCACCTATCACGCCTAAAGGTTACAAAACACTGACTTTTGATAAGCCATTTACTGTTAGGCCTAACTTTTTCCATTCGTTACAAACACTTAATAGTTTAGATAGTAACCCGCCATCCCAAGCGCTTGTGCCCTTTTTAACTATTGCCGTACAAAGTGGTTCTTTATCAACAAGCGGGGTAAACATAGCATTAGAAGCCTCGGAAACCGCATTAGGTGTTATACAAAACGAAACGGTTGCATATATGGCCGTAGAGCCTGGCAGCAATCGCACCTTTACCGACGACAATGGAGTAGAAGTGTCGTGGGAGACCTTTTTTACAGGGTTTGAAGTTGATGGTTGGAATGATGGATGTAACTACTTTAATTTTAACAATAACTTTAGCGAAGCGCCGCTGGTGGTGGCAAGTAAAAACTCCCGACTTGAAGAAGACGGTGGATGGTTGCGTAGCTGTAATTTAAGAGCGGACCGTTTAGGGTTGGTCGTTGATGAAGACCGCGACGGCGATAGAGAACGTAACCACGTAAAAGAAGAAGCCTCTATATTGGCCATGACCAGTACGTTTGTATTTAATGGCGATATTTTAGATTGCGATACTTTATTTCCCGGCGCCATTTCTACCTACAATGATGGACAAGTGCAGCTTGTTCAAGGTGTGGAAATAACGGATAGCAATGCACAATTTATCACCACCACTAATTTAATATCAACCGCACTTACTAACCCGCCTTTGTGTAATGGCCAAGGCTGTGTAGCAACAGGGTATAACTCCCTTGAGCCAAATCAAGCTGCGCAAGTACCTACGGTCACAAACGACGGAAGCTCTACCGGTGAAGTACCTGTATCGTTAGCTGGCGATTATTTTTATGACGAACTAGCACTGAACTTATTAGAAGATGAGTACAAGGTAACAGCGCCCACCCGTATCTTTTTAAAAGATACCTCATCGTTAATTTCTAGTGCATTTTTGAACATAGGTAAAACGAATATTGTAGTTGAGGAAGGGGCGTATTTAGCTATATACGTCGATGGTGATGTTGCCATTGCGGCCGATGCAAATATTGCTGCGTATATTGTCGCAACAGGGGAGGTAAGAATTGCCCAAAATGTTACTTACCAAGGCTCAATAACCGCTGCAACACAAGTAATAACAGAGGGCAGCTCTACGTTTGATGCGCTAACAGTGCCTCAGAGTATTCCAGGGTTTTGCGGTATTTTTACGCCGGTGCTACTTGATCACTACCGCATCTCAATGAGTGACAATCAAGGCTTAACCTGCCAAGCAAAAGAAATGACGTTAACCGCCTGTGCAAACGATGCATGTGATTTACTGTATGATGAACCCTCAGCACTTGATCTTTCTCCAGATAACAATGGCCAACAAAGCTGGGTGAGCGGCGAAAATATTACCTTTACAGGCTCTACTTCCGTAGCGCTTGCAAAGCGCACCACTGGAACGGTAACACTTGGCTATAATACCGCCGACCCATCAGCACCGCTGCGTTGTTATATAGGTGGCAATAACGTAGGGCTTGGCGGGTGCAAAGTGGTTTTTTCTGATGCAGGGTTTATTTTTAATAACGACACAGCCAATACTGCGAGTATCCCCACTCAGTTATCTGGTAAACCCTCTAGCGAGGGTTTTAATGCCGCCGAGCTATCCATTCAAGCGGTTAAAACAAATACTACAACAGGCGTATGCGAAGCCGCATTCCCTGCCGGTGGTCAAGTCGATCTAGATTTAGCGTATAGCTGCAGTGCTGGCGCTACGTGTTCAGAGCCAATACAACTGAGTAATAATGCGAATATTTATAACGTGCAGCAAGCATACCAAACCTTTTCGCTCACCTTCGATCAAGACTCAAAAGCGCCTATTGTTATTAACTACCCCGATGCCGCTAAATTAAGTTTAAATGCACGGGCAACAATTGTATTAGACCCAATAACTAATTTATCAGTAAGCTTAACCGGTAGCTCTAACGAATATGTCGTTAAGCCCTTTGGACTAGCAATGCAAGTTGCAAGCGACGGCTATGCCCAAACAGCAAACGATAGTTTATTTAGATTAACGGGTGAGTCATTCGATTTAAAAATGAATGCAGTACAGTGGCAAGCAGGGCAAGACAATAACAACGATGGCATACCAGATAACTACAGCGCTATTCATAGCAACCCCATTGCAAAACACTTCATTAGTGAGTCTCCCTTAGTAACACATAGTTTAGTATTACCCAGCTCTGGTAATGAGGGGCAAATTGAAGCGCTAAATACTAATGCGTTTACTGATACAGGAAGCTTGAGTGAATCCATATCGCAGTACGCTTATGACCAAGTGGGTATTATAAACGTATTTGCGGGTTTACAAGATGGCAATTATTTTGGAGTGGGCGATGTAAAAGGGCAGCTAAACAACGTAGGGCGATTTGCTCCATCGCACTATCAAGTGTTGGGTGTTCAAGCTGCTGCGCAATGTACTCAGTTAGGAAGTAATTTAACGTATTTAGATCAGCCCTTTGAGCTTAGCTTTACCGTACAGGCGCTCAATCATAACAACCAGCTAATGGCTAATTACAAGCAAGGTTTTGAAAAAGCTCAAGTACAAATAAATGCCGAAAACAATCAAGCTGGTAATTATGTACCAGCAACAACACTAACCATCAGGTTAGCTAATATAAGCAGCAATAGTTGGAACACGCTTGCCGATGGGCAATGGCAAATGAGTGACAGCACGGCCATGTTAACGCGTTTAGCTACTAATAACCCCGACGGTCCATTTACTATGGTTAACCTTATGGCAACCGTCACTGATATAGAAGGTGCAACATTAATCGATGCAAATGATGAACCGAACACGCAAGCAAACTGCAACAGTACTATGTGCAATAGCGTTCGTCTGAATGATGTGCCAATAGACTTTCGGTTTGGACGCCTAGTGTTAGGTAACAATGCAGGTTCAGATTTAGACCCATTGCGTGTGCCTATGCAGGCTCAGTATTTTGATGGAACAGGCTTTGTATTAAATACCGAAGATAACTGCAGCGTATTTGAGCACCCGCAGTTATCCCAAATATCGCCATCAACGCCAATATTAAGCTATGAATATAGCGCAGGAGGTGCAGGTACATTAGAGGCTGGCAGCTATCCAGCAAACAATGCAATTTATGCTACGCCAAATGGTAGTGGTACATTTACATTAGAATACGAAACCGAAAACTGGTTAAAGTGGGATTGGCTAGGCGATAATTCGCAGCTTAACCCCCACGCTATTTTGCAATTTGGTCGCTTTAGAGGAAATGATCGGGTTATTTACTGGCGTGAGACAAGAGAATAGTTGTAAACTAAGATAATAATTGAACAAAGCTTGTGTTTTGTGCTTCAAGTACATAGCATAAGGCATTGGGTGTATTGATTTTTGATGGTTGAAAAATGTTCAGCTTTCAAAAGTGAGTACACTCTAATAAACAATAATAACGACCAAATAATTGCCGCTTTTTGGGACTGGAATATATGCGAATTGCTCCTTTATCTCTGTTAATTTCCGCTAGTTTGTTAGCTAGTAGTGCATTTGCACAAGACACAGCAACAGTAACCGGAATTGAATCAGAGATCAGTATTAAACAAACAGAATACGATAACTCGACACAAATACTTGAAAAACACTTAAAAGAAGAAAGTCAGTTACAAAACCAACTTGAACTACTTCGTTCTCGCTCTACAGAGCTAGATAAAGAGAAAAACCAAGCACTTGATGCGATGAACGAAATGTATCGCCGCTTAATTGACGATCCTACGCTTGATATTAGCGCTGCTCAATCGCGCTATCAAAAAGCTGTGGTTGATCATAAGCAAAATAAAGACGACATCTCAATGCAGTTGGCGGCAATTGCATCTCATCGTAAAGATATAGAGCAAATTCGTGTTGCAAAACATACGCTTTTAAACACCTTAGAGAGCTTAAAAGAGCAATTAACTACAGCCCGAGTTGAGCGTTTACGTAATGAGTTTACCCGCGAAGGTACACTTGAAGTAAACCACACAATTAACTGTAAGCGTACCGAAACACTTGCAGCCTGTGAGCAACGCGGCCAGCAAATGGGTTTACAAAAAGCAACCAAGCGCTTTGTTGATCAAATATTTGCTAATTTAACAGAAGAGCGAATTGTTGAACCAAAACGCAACATGGCAGGCGCGCAAGTACAAATTTTAAGTAGCCATGTAGTAAACAGCGCATTTAGCGGCCAAGGTAATTACAACGTTAACTTAAGCGTAACCATGCGTGGCGAAGTAAACAGCAGCCGCTTGTGTAATTTATTAAGCGTAGATAACCGCTATTGTTCTGAATATGGCTCACCACTGGCAACAGCATATCAGCCAGGTTACGGCGCAACCTACTCAGATAGTCAGTTAACATTCAGCAACGCCGCGGATAATACCGACACTGTGTCTGTATCGCGAATGAATAAACAGCCAGTGCGCGATTATTCGGTTAAAACTACACCTACAAAAAAAAACTATCCATCAATTATAAATAAAGAACAAAGTCAGCAAGTTGAGCTAACTTTACGTTCAAATGTTTACGATGATGAAGTGTTTATTGATGGGGTGAGCTTTGGTTCTACGCGTTTAGTAACGCGTTTACCGCGCGGTGTGCACAACGTAGAAATACGTAAATTAGGTTATAAGCCTTACAAAGTAAGAGTTGATTTAACTAAAGCACAGACTATTCATGCTAATTTAGTAAAAAAGTCTGAGTCGATTGCTGCACCGGCTTACACTCGCGAGCAACCAAAACCTGTAAGTAATGCAGTAA
The genomic region above belongs to Pseudoalteromonas sp. MM1 and contains:
- a CDS encoding agglutinin biogenesis protein MshP; protein product: MFLNIKNITLAKKQQGNLLIITLVIIVTLLALGLALSKVLSGAAQQNTIEYYGARAYMAAQSGLETGLSEIFALNSTAQTCSAVTPNRVFDTTYLANCEVELSCSEYIALPDSSSRSGTVNIYYLQSAATCAANDCAAGSACQKEYWQTQRTLSVEAKTLP
- a CDS encoding prepilin-type N-terminal cleavage/methylation domain-containing protein; its protein translation is MNSSSNQRLRGFTLVELIITLVILGILSVTAVPKFLGSSTEQAYSYRDRVLTALRTVQLRAMQNTAISSCHKLYISPTLVAGPEPETCTGGPSTNNSEHLVVAINTGRSDVRFNATDSTGNVFTQINFDPLGRADQNCAVQCKIDLGLAAVCISGEGLIYACQ
- a CDS encoding prepilin-type N-terminal cleavage/methylation domain-containing protein; amino-acid sequence: MKMQSLKQPMNKQAGFTLVELIIVIVILGILAVTAAPRFLNLQGDANASTLEGLQGSIRSGMNIVNGKSIIASDHKKATATVTVDTGDAVATVYGYPAATEAAFEAFLDVEFASDDSADFNLVEVAADDKAIIFPNSYVQTDDCRIEYTQAADANSGTPPVSVTPPTVTLITSGC
- a CDS encoding H-type lectin domain-containing protein, with the translated sequence MSKYILCILCSISLLLGANAVAVPPKIEGRFIELQDTYTSPIWTKINFQQQYITPPAVFMLSTNQGGNPAIVRIRNVTTTGFEALPLEPSGEDGEHITMGAHYLAVEYGVHQFPDGTIMEVGNTDLRLELQYGDKSGFAPITPKGYKTLTFDKPFTVRPNFFHSLQTLNSLDSNPPSQALVPFLTIAVQSGSLSTSGVNIALEASETALGVIQNETVAYMAVEPGSNRTFTDDNGVEVSWETFFTGFEVDGWNDGCNYFNFNNNFSEAPLVVASKNSRLEEDGGWLRSCNLRADRLGLVVDEDRDGDRERNHVKEEASILAMTSTFVFNGDILDCDTLFPGAISTYNDGQVQLVQGVEITDSNAQFITTTNLISTALTNPPLCNGQGCVATGYNSLEPNQAAQVPTVTNDGSSTGEVPVSLAGDYFYDELALNLLEDEYKVTAPTRIFLKDTSSLISSAFLNIGKTNIVVEEGAYLAIYVDGDVAIAADANIAAYIVATGEVRIAQNVTYQGSITAATQVITEGSSTFDALTVPQSIPGFCGIFTPVLLDHYRISMSDNQGLTCQAKEMTLTACANDACDLLYDEPSALDLSPDNNGQQSWVSGENITFTGSTSVALAKRTTGTVTLGYNTADPSAPLRCYIGGNNVGLGGCKVVFSDAGFIFNNDTANTASIPTQLSGKPSSEGFNAAELSIQAVKTNTTTGVCEAAFPAGGQVDLDLAYSCSAGATCSEPIQLSNNANIYNVQQAYQTFSLTFDQDSKAPIVINYPDAAKLSLNARATIVLDPITNLSVSLTGSSNEYVVKPFGLAMQVASDGYAQTANDSLFRLTGESFDLKMNAVQWQAGQDNNNDGIPDNYSAIHSNPIAKHFISESPLVTHSLVLPSSGNEGQIEALNTNAFTDTGSLSESISQYAYDQVGIINVFAGLQDGNYFGVGDVKGQLNNVGRFAPSHYQVLGVQAAAQCTQLGSNLTYLDQPFELSFTVQALNHNNQLMANYKQGFEKAQVQINAENNQAGNYVPATTLTIRLANISSNSWNTLADGQWQMSDSTAMLTRLATNNPDGPFTMVNLMATVTDIEGATLIDANDEPNTQANCNSTMCNSVRLNDVPIDFRFGRLVLGNNAGSDLDPLRVPMQAQYFDGTGFVLNTEDNCSVFEHPQLSQISPSTPILSYEYSAGGAGTLEAGSYPANNAIYATPNGSGTFTLEYETENWLKWDWLGDNSQLNPHAILQFGRFRGNDRVIYWRETRE
- a CDS encoding type II secretion system protein, with translation MPANKKQLGFTLIELIVGIVIFAIALSIITALIAPQAKQSAEPIIALRASELGQALMNEILAKSFDEHSERSPPFRRCSETSLGAQPCSTSSELGADSGEARTNFNDVDDYIALTGQPISDSLGNTLAQYSDFSLAVEVQYDSDLNEATNNDGVAFKRITIEVTSPLGQVYGFSAYKGNY
- a CDS encoding type II secretion system protein, whose product is MNRAKQKQGFTLVELLLVMVIIGILAVASFSFISAGFNIYSQGVKRQEAVAQSRFILTRLSKELRHATPNSLRLSCDNASSGACSTQQCLEFTPFLSATHYTDYLPTSAPFDVTAVNFELNNLTEPQINNWASVYPLNSSDIYDESQNKRLQVSGYSAVTSELDTWQFSKAFAQESPSKRLYLLDQPVSFCVEGNSLYRYSSYGFTTNQLNAASLQVSSGVKRDLMSNYISNNLTSRAFFTLSEISLQRSAVINVFAQMGFNDTEQLSISHEVHVPNVP
- a CDS encoding agglutinin biogenesis protein MshB, producing the protein MTNCRARVTGFSLFELVLVVVLLAVIMTFAIPQYIGVKNQAQNASVDVVAGGFASAVAMVRGQWELSGRPKGVNNTTHINYGGVIVGVDGNRGTPTGDKTTNTDTRASAMTALQCQKVLNVILQDAPTSTLSTEVSIITKVSYLVRYNTKNNQCIYYLTHNLNTNNLPTDGAVIAKNVGFSYFPTTGKVHIFKN
- a CDS encoding SUMF1/EgtB/PvdO family nonheme iron enzyme, yielding MRIAPLSLLISASLLASSAFAQDTATVTGIESEISIKQTEYDNSTQILEKHLKEESQLQNQLELLRSRSTELDKEKNQALDAMNEMYRRLIDDPTLDISAAQSRYQKAVVDHKQNKDDISMQLAAIASHRKDIEQIRVAKHTLLNTLESLKEQLTTARVERLRNEFTREGTLEVNHTINCKRTETLAACEQRGQQMGLQKATKRFVDQIFANLTEERIVEPKRNMAGAQVQILSSHVVNSAFSGQGNYNVNLSVTMRGEVNSSRLCNLLSVDNRYCSEYGSPLATAYQPGYGATYSDSQLTFSNAADNTDTVSVSRMNKQPVRDYSVKTTPTKKNYPSIINKEQSQQVELTLRSNVYDDEVFIDGVSFGSTRLVTRLPRGVHNVEIRKLGYKPYKVRVDLTKAQTIHANLVKKSESIAAPAYTREQPKPVSNAVSTNRSANVQNNVVVVPAGKFKMGDINGNGLANERPVIEKVIASSFAMQTKEVTVGAYEAFVASTGYKTQAEQSKGCAYYLNGEPVWEANLNWRNPGFEQSSDFPAVCLTFNDAKAYAEWLSGETGQQYRLPNEVEWEYAARAGTETEYPWGNEIGKNLANCGWCGSEWSNKRAAPVGSFSPNAFGLYDTVGNVWEWTAKESGESDVAVRGGAWNFAPSLARASTRLILAPDFRSNYIGFRLVRER